The window TAGCTTTACCTGGAAACTATTTCATTACAGCtatgtataataatgataatatatcaattttcttttattcacaaaaCAAGCAACAGATGTTTGTGCAAATCACTAAAAAGTAAATTCTAGACAGAACAGTATCATACATAATTGGGAAGGTTACTCCCTATGAACAAGAAGCCTAGAGTCACCTTTCTATCCTCAATCATACCAGGAACACCTGACCTCCCCTTTCTGACTGACCCTCTTGGGTTAGAGGCACCTAGAAATGGTCACAACTGCTTGgtgatttttgtaaaatgtttattggtgAAGAAAGAACTTGTTtatccaacatgtttcaggggaaAATGTCCTCTTCAGGGTTTTAATGCACATTCATGCTGTGCATAGTTTCAAGCTGAATCTATCCTTAAGAAGTGAAAGTTCCATGAAACGCATTACTACAATAGTCGCTTAGTTTTTTCTAAAACTTACCCAAATGTACACATTATGGATGTTTCCATCAAATTCTTTAACCATATTGTTAgagtttttttgatgtttttatttatgtaaaatgtagtCAATCAATATGATATTAAGTCACTGTATGTAAgctatttttatgatttttacttCCTTCCTTGCTCGTCATACCTTTACCACAGGTGAAGCTTCTTTATAGAAATTACCTACACACATAGAAATATAATTCTCATACCAGTCAAGAAGTGAGAAGTGAGTGAGTTTATCAGCAGGAGAGCCTCTCTTATTCGAGGTGTCCAACATGGGAGAAAAAGCAAGGTTAGCATTTATGTCACCTGGTGTCAACTCAGGCAGAAATAGGGAAATATCTTCCCAATGTGCACACTGATAGcaattaaacatgaaaaaaactgaCTCTCTGCCATTAAATTGAATACTGAAaaagtgtatgtgtttttttcttgtttcagatAATGAAACAACATATTGGGAGTATATTACTCATAGACAGTCCACCGATCAGTACAGTAGAAACTGATCATAAGGCCTGacagtatgtaatacaattataattgTCAAGGAAAGTCTGATGATGACACATCTTTAGTAATAATTAGTGCAATCAGAATGCAGCACAGTAAGGTTTCCTAGCATTATCTAGTTGCATATTCTTCATGCATTGCTAGATACTTCTGGGACGCTTCACCTGGCTTCCACCCACAGTGCATAGGTACCATATAAAAGCCTCACAAGTTCAGACTTTAATATTGGGCAGTGGCAGGATACCAATCTCTTTCCTCAGGGACTCTACACTTTGCTCCCAACGCTTCTCATAGTAAAAACTGAGGACGCATCTGGCATTCTGCCCACTCTGGATTGCCCATGGAACCATTTGGATCAGTTTCTTTTTTCTcctgaaaaagagaaaagtggTAATGTAAACCTGTCATTTGAtttctattaaaaacaataaacaccaACAATAGCTTCAGTTGTTTTCAGAATATTAGAATAACTTGGtccatttttctttgtgctttgattttgaatagaatgtgcagtgttcccaatgcatttgcgcattgtgaaaataaaaactattataaggattttgagctttattcacttttttcgacacactgctattattctgaaaaCAACTGCCTATCTTAAAAAAGTGGTGAAAATGTGTTAATATAACTTGGaacaataaactttgttttatagaTTACTAATTTTCTAGTGTGTGGGACTTATGCTGACTCTttgaaggaaaaatatatattattctgcaAAGGAAGAAATCAGCTGACCTAgttaaaaagggaaaaggaaatgtATGCTATGAAAATTATTGTCACATATTTTCTATCACAATCTTCCATGAAGGACTCTGGGGCTTATCTAATAGAGGATATCAAAGAAATTTGATAATTTTGCCTCTCTGTAAAACTGTGTACTGTACTGTTAAATTTTcatctggtatttatatagctccaacaaatTACGCAAtggtgtacaaagtccaaagtcaattAACTAACTGGCCCTTAATAGGTTCATAATCTACAAAGCCAACATGTTATCCAGAAAGCCACTGTGTAACTCTAGAACACAAAAAAGTTACAGCAAATCACAGGGTGGAAAGACTGCATTAATACCCGATCAGTTACTTTTTGGTTCAAGGGGAAAGTCAAGCACGAATGTCGTGGCGGCTGCTATAGTATTTTCACCTACTTAGTACTGAGGCGAAGAGGTCCAAAAACAGCACCCAGAAGACACATAGGCAATCCAGTCTGCACAGCTTCAAACCATTTTACTACCACTTCACCTGCCAAAGAGATCAACAGGTTAAATTGTGCCACCATCAAAAGGAAGCTAAgaattttaacacacattactGCAGACACTCTTCTGTGAGGAAGATATTGAGATAACCCATGGCAGAGCAAATGAGTGGAAAGGGCTGATGACTATGAtaacaaaccataaaaaaatcGTAAAGTAATTTTgacaaatctataaatatatgggattttgtcattttatgtcaTGGAAATTTAGTGATGTATAAAGCAGCTATTAGTCACCTCTTACCCAGCATATTGGTTGGCATCCCCAGCAAAGTGTGCATGAGATCATGAACCTCCCGATACCGCTGAGCTACATATGCTAATTCTTCATCATCTACAAACTTCACTGGCATTCTAGTATCAGGGGAGACATTCTGGGGACAAGACAACATTTCTGTCGATTAGAATAGAACAGGTAAATGGTTTTCCAGTTGTGatgtaaacaaacattgataGCATAGACATCTCTCTTTATAAACTCTTGTTTGGGCTTTTTAGTCAAAGCATTGAAAATGTATGGTTAtatcaaaaatgttcaaaaagtacaaaaaaatatctgtttgacATCTCAAATTCAGAGATGTTCTGTGCCCTATTCCTGTTTAATATCAAGGAATCTAATCAGTCTTCCCATTTCTGATTGTGAAATACAGGACAGtcaatgttataaaaatgaagaTAATAGCATGGTTTGAGCAGTTTAACAAATAACAGCCAGGGAAAGCTGACACCACTGACAAAAAATACTGTCTCTTTTCACCCACAACATGAGCCGAGTACATTTTTGCCAGTTCAACAGGAATTTTTATGTACCTGCAAGGaatttaaactatatataaacactaataataaatgtaatatttcacaaCTCACAATTCCTTAAATGTGGGGGCTAAATTTTATATCCTTGTAtatcttatatatgtatatatataaaaaatattccaagTCTAAACATTTAGGTTACTAAACAACTTACATTGACATCTAAGAATCGGACATACTCTCTGCCAAACGTCCCATCAGGCATCTCACCAAACCTTCTAATGTCCAGATTGGACATCCGAATACGTGGTCTTTCTCTGCAgacaaaaagatcagatttacaCAAGATGGATAGTGATCTTTCCAAACACTCACGTTTgcttgttttcataaaaaaaaaatttggattccTTTGGATTCCTCCAGCCCTCTCTACTTCAGTTCCTTAGCAATACATATCACTGAGCCAGCCTCAGCCTGTATTAGGTCTGTTCAAGGATCAGTTCCAGCTTGATGTAATCCACAGCATCCAGGTAAAAGCAGCGAGCCATCATAAGCCGAAACCAATCAAAAGATTTTTCCATGCCTCAACAGACATAAAAACTCATAGGATATCTACAGGTTGAGGAGTCAGTGAAAAGTTTAGGTGCAAGGTGAAGATGAACTCCAGGTAAAGGTTTAAATATACCAAAGagatacatactgtatatgacaGTTCTATTATCTGACAAAGGATGTATATTTCTGTACATAAAGCCGTATGATTTACAGAACCCACAATCCAGCCCTGTCTAGCAGAAGAGGGGacctgatcttttttttctaatagttaCACCTTCCACTGTGGGGTTATTGTACCGACTGTGACAATACAATACTGAAAttacaaaaagctgcaaatgaatgaATTAATTGTTCTATTGTTATGGTTTATGGATCAAAACTCACTGTAGAATCTGTATCCCCTCTGGATCATTGCTCATTTTCTCTCTGAGGCTTTGCAAGGCCTGGATACCTGTGGTTTCCCCAAGAACTGCAATCATGTCTGTGGGAGTGGGAAAGAATTATTTATCTGGGCCGTGTTATATGGCGGGACAATAACTTGATGaatacaataaaccaaaaaagcaGTCAGTGATCTTGGTTCTGCCCTGGAAAGTAAATGGCCCCTCAATGTCCTCCCATACAATGCAAGTCTGCTGGTGCTGCATTTTACATGATGAGAATATTATAAGGGTGGCCATAAGACTATAGGTTACCCACAAACATCTCTCTATAGGCTTTACACAATCACCTGAGGTGACCTAGGGCCAAGACAGTGCCAGGGGAAGAAATCTGCTTTAGATGTCTCCCCCAGGGGCAGACCAAGGTAGAGGCTGATGATaattacatagtcagttaggtttaaaaaagacataagtccatgaaattcaaccactatggaagaaaaacatatcccagaaattaAACCCCTATGGTCAtggatgatccagaggaaggcaaaaaaaacttggatgttccctggatcaacagtctgctatctttactttaaagctttaattaccagttatattctgtgcttctagaaaaacatccagctttttcttaaagcaatctatagtacttgctgaaactacttcctgagggagttgATTCCaccttttcacagaccttacagtgaagaatcccttccttatccagagcttaaactctttttcctccagatgcaaagaatgccctcttgttctttgtaacgatcctaaagtgaataatggggaagagagttctctatatggaccatttatatatttatacagggtgatcatatcccccttaaatgtctcttctcaagggagaatagattcagttcagctaatctctcctcatagctgagctcatccattccttttattagtttagttacccttctctgcactcctgCCAATTCCACAATACagtatcctttttgtgaactggtgcccaaacctagACTGTATATGATGCATCTGGCTTGGCAGCCATGTTGCAGGAAACCTTCCCTCTATAGTGCCCAGCTGTGACAGTGACCCCCAACTCTGTATACAAAAAGCGATCAACTGTTACAAAGACTCTCCACAATAGCTCACTCACTTTCTATTGGAGTCACTTACCATGTCTATATGGATCATAAAGCGACATCACCGCAGAGCCAGCTGACAGCAACAGTTTTTGCAGCACGTTGGTGGGAATGTGATTTGGGTACAGCATACCAAGTTTAGGCTCCTCAGTTCTGAATTTTCCATTGCCCCCCTGCTCCTCTGCaatcacattataaataaatgactgGCTGAACTGTTTCCAgaaccctgttaaaaaaaaaaaaaaagtcccatcaCACAGACAAGAAGAGTCATTTTTAAAGCCAGAAACCATGATAAGAAACACTCACACATTCTCTGCCTTAATCTGCTTATGAAGAATAAAATTATGTTGGCCTGCCCAGTCTTCTGGCATCAGGGCCTGTTCCTAGTCAACAATGGTGGTGGTACCAGATATGTCCATGACCAACTGGGCTCATAGAACTGATTTGAATAATAACACAatttaacaacaaaaatgtttttttcacttgccaaggatttttcaatatatttagtgtatttcaggtctgctgaatctagaaatgacatcagtttcattgaattggctctagttcttgtgatacaggaattggaatagacgattttaccaacaacaaatgttaacacagcaaattattatatatcaatctttatttacaccgatgttttgcattttatatattaacccccctagccataatcccgagtgtgactcgtagtgggaaaacaatgtaaaaagcagtaaccccgagtcacactcggggtaactttgggggacccccttaccttagccccgtgCTCCAgcacttctccgtcggggggcgtggctgggcgggaaatttaaaagcagattaccgagtaatctgcttttaaataacgCCCGGGTCCCCACAACCCCGCTGCACGCAtgtgcagttagatgcgatgcatcATGCAggtgcagatgcgatcaccaatagtaaacctagggggtgataccagcggagatttcccgctggcagcaccccctgaatctactgcagctgctctcctgctcgcatcacccagcctctgggtgatgcgagcaggagagtgagtggggcagggacatccccaccgcataccccggcaagatgtgtgacatcttccgggtgatgcgttGGGAGTGAAGAattctgggggtgggaaatttaataGCAGATTACTatctaatctgcttttaaattttttttttacagtcaaaaacacataaaagtataa is drawn from Pyxicephalus adspersus chromosome Z, UCB_Pads_2.0, whole genome shotgun sequence and contains these coding sequences:
- the COQ4 gene encoding ubiquinone biosynthesis protein COQ4 homolog, mitochondrial; translation: MGLLARGLLLAPTWRTLKVTAPLATGFWKQFSQSFIYNVIAEEQGGNGKFRTEEPKLGMLYPNHIPTNVLQKLLLSAGSAVMSLYDPYRHDMIAVLGETTGIQALQSLREKMSNDPEGIQILQERPRIRMSNLDIRRFGEMPDGTFGREYVRFLDVNNVSPDTRMPVKFVDDEELAYVAQRYREVHDLMHTLLGMPTNMLGEVVVKWFEAVQTGLPMCLLGAVFGPLRLSTKRKKKLIQMVPWAIQSGQNARCVLSFYYEKRWEQSVESLRKEIGILPLPNIKV